ACAAAACCGCAGTTTATAGAATCAGCTAAAAAGAACTCAACGGTAGATACTATAAATCAAGTTGCATATATGGTCGATACCGATAAAAAAGCAGCCTTGTGTGCATATCTTATAGGTTCACGCAACTTTAGACAGGTGCTTGTATTTACAAAAACTAAAGTAAGTGCGGATGAGCTTGTTGAAGAGCTTAAAAAAGACGGACTAAAAGCTGATGTGATTCACGGCGATAAGACGCAGGCAAAACGTCTTAAAACTCTTAATATGTTTAAAGAGGAAAAAATACGCGTACTTGTAGCTACGGATATTGCATCCAGAGGTTTGGATATAGAAGAGTTGCCATATGTAATAAACTATGAACTTCCAAGCGTACCTGAAGATTATGTGCATCGTGTAGGGCGTACGGGTCGTGCAGGGCGTGAGGGAGAAGCTATAACACTTTTAGATATATACGAGAAGTTTGATATAAAAGAAATTGAGCGTTTAATAGGTCAAAAAATACCAAAAGAGACGGTTGAGGGTTTTGAGCCAGATCCGACTATAAGACGTAAAGACGTTGAAGAGACTAAACTAAAGTCCGAGCATAAAAAAGAGATTAAAAAACCTCGTAAAAAACATTATAAAAAAACTACCAACAAACACAGAAAGGTGACGAAGAGAGGTTAATCTTCATCATCCCCAAACTCATTTTCTAGCTGTTTTTGGTATGCTTCATCTTTTTCTTTTTGAAGCTGTGCATCTGTTAAAATTGCTTCATGAAGAAATTCACCAAAGAATGTTTTAGGTTCTTGGGTTGCTAAAAACAGATACGTTCCCACAATTAGTCCAATCATAGATATTGCCGTTATTGTTTTTTGAATTGGGTTAAAGGTCTGTATAGGCTCTTTTTGACGTACCTCACATACACCTCCGGGGCAGTGTTTTGCTTCCTCTTTAGTTATAGCTTGGTAAATTATACAACCTATACATATTGAAAATGCACTCTCAAGAAAGGTAAGTAAAAGACAAAGTACGCAAAGTAGGACTTTATAAAAAGATATATCCCAATTTATTACAAACCACCACATAATCGGAATAAAAATAATCCAACCAAGCGTCCATGCAAATCTTTTTTGCAAAGCACCGACATATTCGGGTTTTTGATTTTGGACAAAGAATCTTCCCATAAGTAAAGAAGGAACGTAGTTTGTACTTATCATTCTCATAGTAAAATCAAAAAACATAAATGCAAGATATACTCTTGCAACTATTGTGTGATTGAAACCAATAGCGACAAACACGACAATCATCCCAAGTGTTCCAAGGATTCCTGCCGCCGCTCTTGCTTCTCTTTCATTGATAACTCTTATATCGTATCCCGGAACTTTTGCTCCGTATTCCCATAAAAAACTGTGTAAGCTCAAAAAAAATCCTTGAATTACTTTTTATTATATAGAATTATATCAAATTTATATCACAAAAATTAAATGATACAATTTCATATGAATGAAAATGAAGAATTAGAGATTTTATATAAAGACGAATATTATATAGCCATTAACAAACCAAGCGGTTTACTGGTGCATCGTTCGCCTATAGACAGGCATGAAACCCGCTTTGCGATCCAGATGCTACGTGATCAGATAGGTCGCTATGTATATCCACTGCATCGTTTAGACAAGCCTACTTCGGGAGTATTGTTTTTTGCACTTGATAAAGAGAGTGCGAACCTAGCATCCGAGCAATTTAAAAACCATAGCATTGAAAAAACTTACTTGGCAGTTGTACGCGGACATACCGAAGATGAAGGTATTATAGACTATGCTCTAAAAGAAAAACTTGACAAGATAGCCGATAAAGATTCCCGTAACGACAAAGAAGCTCAAGATGCAGTGACACATTACAAGACTTTGGCTAAAACAGAACTTGACTACGCAGTCGGGCGTTATGATAAAGTTAGATATTCCTTAGTTGAACTAAAACCAAAAACAGGTAGAAAACATCAAA
The genomic region above belongs to Sulfurimonas lithotrophica and contains:
- a CDS encoding DEAD/DEAH box helicase, which gives rise to MSFEKLGVMKPLLSAIKELGYKNPTTIQTRAIPLVLAKEDVFATAQTGTGKTAAFGLPMLQRLRNTSADENRTLRGVILSPTRELSIQIYEDLNNYAKNMKLNIAVLVGGKDIESQQRILNKGVDIVIATPGRLIEHVDKGLKLNDVEIFVLDEADRMLDMGFVKEIKKTHPLLPKRHQTLLFSATYSDKVRKLSKLILTKPQFIESAKKNSTVDTINQVAYMVDTDKKAALCAYLIGSRNFRQVLVFTKTKVSADELVEELKKDGLKADVIHGDKTQAKRLKTLNMFKEEKIRVLVATDIASRGLDIEELPYVINYELPSVPEDYVHRVGRTGRAGREGEAITLLDIYEKFDIKEIERLIGQKIPKETVEGFEPDPTIRRKDVEETKLKSEHKKEIKKPRKKHYKKTTNKHRKVTKRG
- a CDS encoding DUF4395 domain-containing protein, with the translated sequence MSLHSFLWEYGAKVPGYDIRVINEREARAAAGILGTLGMIVVFVAIGFNHTIVARVYLAFMFFDFTMRMISTNYVPSLLMGRFFVQNQKPEYVGALQKRFAWTLGWIIFIPIMWWFVINWDISFYKVLLCVLCLLLTFLESAFSICIGCIIYQAITKEEAKHCPGGVCEVRQKEPIQTFNPIQKTITAISMIGLIVGTYLFLATQEPKTFFGEFLHEAILTDAQLQKEKDEAYQKQLENEFGDDED
- the truC gene encoding tRNA pseudouridine(65) synthase TruC, yielding MNENEELEILYKDEYYIAINKPSGLLVHRSPIDRHETRFAIQMLRDQIGRYVYPLHRLDKPTSGVLFFALDKESANLASEQFKNHSIEKTYLAVVRGHTEDEGIIDYALKEKLDKIADKDSRNDKEAQDAVTHYKTLAKTELDYAVGRYDKVRYSLVELKPKTGRKHQIRRHMKHISHHLLGDTKYGRGEHNKLIRAEFDCHRMLLHASKLKLYHPYLKKEICIKAKLDNTFSSICKFFFE